The genomic interval CAAAAGCTTCCGCCGCTTTCTGCTTTTCGCGCGCGATACCATCCGCTGGCGCCGCCCGATGGAGCCGGATATCCACTGGTCGGCCATGTCGGGCCATATCTCGACCTTCATCGTGAATGGCGGGCGCTATGACCAGATCTTCTTCACCGAGCATTTCAACGAGGGCATGGCGCGGGTGTTGAACAGCGTCAATGCGCCGGTAAAGACCGATCTGGAGCAGGTGCCCCGCTTCAACGAATCCGAAGGGCACGGGCCAAAGCGCGCCCATAAGATCAGCGATTATTTCGACGATCTGTCGCGGCACCTGATCTGGGAGATGTACAAGACCGATTTCCGCCTGTTCCGCTATGATTTCGACGACCCGGACAACAAGATGCCCAAGGGCGAGATCGATCTGGACGAGGTTCACGCCAAACTGGGCAGCTGACACGAAAAAACGCGCCCGAAGGGGCGCGTTCCGGCGACAGAGATATTTCGCCGCTTATTCCAGATGGCTTTCCATGAACCACAGGTCCTTGTCTGCGGTCCGCGACACGGCGGTAAAGATATCGGCGGTATCCGCATCACCCGCCTCATCGGTCGCGTCGATGGCGGCGCGAATCTTTTCGCCGAAATCGCGCATCCGCTCGGACACTTCGCGGATATGGTCGGCGGCCTTGGTCAGGTCGGTCGGATAGGCCTTGACCGTGCCTGCCTTGGACACTTCTTCCAGCGTGCCAAGGGCGACCCCGTCCAGCACCTGAACCCGTTCTGCCATCGTGTCGACATGTTCCTGAACATTGGCATAAACGGTGTCGAAAAGCTCGTGCACCGCGATGAAGTTCGGACCTTTGACATTCCAATGCGCCTGCTTGATCGCCAGCCCAAGCGCGATTGCATCCGACAGACGTGCATTCAGCTCTGAGATCGCGGTCTTGCGGGCGTTATCGGTCAGACCTTTTACATTAACAGCCATGAACTGCTCCTTTCTCTCAGTGTCTTACGCCATACAACCAGATGGCCGGCACAGAGTTCCGCCCATTGATCAAAGATATAGACCCGGCCATGAAACGAAAAACGGCGCCCCGAAGGACGCCGTTCAAATGCGGTCTGGCGAGGCTGCGGCTTAGACCGCGCCCTTGATGAAGCCAACTGCGTCGCCAACCGTCTGGATGGTTTCAGCGGCGTCATCGGGAATTTCGATGCCGAACTCTTCTTCGAACGCCATTACCAGCTCGACAGTGTCAAGGCTGTCTGCGCCCAGATCGTCGATGAACGAAGCGGATTCCACCACTTTGTCGTCTTCGACGCCCAGATGCTCGACTACGATCTTCTTCACGCGATCAGCGATATCGCTCATGTCACATCCTCATTCTCGCGGGCATCCGCCCAAAGTTCACGGGCCAAACACCCGCTGTTGCACAGGGCGGTTCCCCTGCGGCTAATGGCCGGGATATAGCAACGAATACAGATCATGCAACCGCTTTTCCACGTATTTATGCTGTCGGGCCTTGCGAAAACCCCGGTTTGTCAGACCATCGCCATGCCGCCATTCACATGCAGTGTCGTGCCGGTCACATAGCCTGCCTGCGGGCTGGAAAGATAGCTGACGGCGGCGGCGATATCGCCGGGCGTGCCCATATGGCCCGCCGGGATCTGGGTCAGGATCTTGGATTTCTGGTCGTCGTTCAGCTTGTCGGTCATTGCGGTCTCGATAAAGCCCGGCGCCACGCAATTGACGGTGATTCCCCGGCTGGCGACCTCATAGGCCAGCGATTTCGACATGCCGACCAGACCGGCCTTGGCGGCGGCGTAATTGCCCTGCCCCGGATTGCCCGTGGTCCCCACGACCGAGGTGATATTCACGATCCGGCCCCAACGCGCCTTCATCATGCCGCGCAGCACCGCGCGCGACAGGCGGAACACGCTGGTCAGATTGACCTCCAGCACCTGCGCCCATTCCTCATCCGACATGCGCATGAACAGGTTGTCGCGGGTGATGCCGGCATTGTTGACAAGGATATCGACCGATCCCATCGCATCGGCGGCGGCTTTGGGCAGCGCCAGAACCGCCTCGGCATCCGAGAGATTGGCTGGCACCACATGCGCCCGGTCGCCCAGCCTGTCGGCCAGTTCGCGCAGCGGCGCCTCGCGCGTGCCGGACAGGGCGACATTCGCGCCTGCCGCATG from Paracoccus fistulariae carries:
- a CDS encoding sulfotransferase family protein is translated as MGFPGVWMTESQSMIYRVVPKCACSTIGQIMYHSDHGRFFDGDIHDARDGLHKWAQDDSQPLIERAVLNHSAPSFTCVRNPYGRILSSFFDKIAGIQRNGKRYRGNLVPQLMQRYGVDVGSPENGFDFDQIKSFRRFLLFARDTIRWRRPMEPDIHWSAMSGHISTFIVNGGRYDQIFFTEHFNEGMARVLNSVNAPVKTDLEQVPRFNESEGHGPKRAHKISDYFDDLSRHLIWEMYKTDFRLFRYDFDDPDNKMPKGEIDLDEVHAKLGS
- the dps gene encoding DNA starvation/stationary phase protection protein Dps yields the protein MAVNVKGLTDNARKTAISELNARLSDAIALGLAIKQAHWNVKGPNFIAVHELFDTVYANVQEHVDTMAERVQVLDGVALGTLEEVSKAGTVKAYPTDLTKAADHIREVSERMRDFGEKIRAAIDATDEAGDADTADIFTAVSRTADKDLWFMESHLE
- a CDS encoding acyl carrier protein, which translates into the protein MSDIADRVKKIVVEHLGVEDDKVVESASFIDDLGADSLDTVELVMAFEEEFGIEIPDDAAETIQTVGDAVGFIKGAV
- the fabG gene encoding 3-oxoacyl-ACP reductase FabG; translation: MFDLTGKNALVTGASGGIGGAIAEALHAAGANVALSGTREAPLRELADRLGDRAHVVPANLSDAEAVLALPKAAADAMGSVDILVNNAGITRDNLFMRMSDEEWAQVLEVNLTSVFRLSRAVLRGMMKARWGRIVNITSVVGTTGNPGQGNYAAAKAGLVGMSKSLAYEVASRGITVNCVAPGFIETAMTDKLNDDQKSKILTQIPAGHMGTPGDIAAAVSYLSSPQAGYVTGTTLHVNGGMAMV